One Natronomonas moolapensis 8.8.11 genomic region harbors:
- a CDS encoding DUF502 domain-containing protein yields the protein MLSSSWKRDIASGLIVLVPLLVTAYVVAFIYQAIANLPFLEATLGGLPVVVRVLLTLLLFGLLVLAVGYLMRTTVGDILEEVLDGAMNRLPGLRVVYNASKMAVETAVSGPDELQTPVKIESWNGMRMTAFKTGKTTDDGRDVLFLPTAPNITTGYVVEVEPDAYTEIDETVEDSLTRILSAGFGENDDHGIDIDVTEESLLSGSERSGTDER from the coding sequence ATGCTGTCGTCCTCGTGGAAACGTGACATCGCCAGCGGACTCATCGTTCTCGTTCCGCTGCTCGTCACTGCCTACGTGGTGGCGTTCATCTACCAGGCCATCGCCAACCTCCCGTTCCTCGAGGCGACACTTGGCGGGCTGCCGGTCGTCGTTCGCGTGTTGCTCACGCTCTTGCTTTTCGGGCTGCTCGTGCTCGCCGTCGGCTACCTGATGCGGACGACCGTGGGCGACATCCTCGAGGAAGTCCTCGACGGAGCGATGAACCGCCTGCCGGGGCTTCGCGTCGTGTACAACGCCTCGAAGATGGCCGTCGAGACGGCGGTCTCCGGCCCGGACGAACTCCAGACGCCGGTCAAAATCGAGAGTTGGAACGGGATGCGGATGACCGCGTTCAAGACCGGCAAGACGACCGACGACGGCCGGGACGTGCTGTTTTTGCCGACTGCGCCGAACATCACGACGGGCTACGTCGTCGAGGTCGAACCGGACGCCTACACGGAGATTGACGAGACTGTCGAGGACTCGCTGACCCGAATCCTGAGCGCCGGATTCGGCGAGAACGATGACCACGGCATCGACATCGACGTCACCGAGGAGTCGCTGTTGTCGGGCTCGGAGCGCTCCGGGACCGACGAGAGATAG
- a CDS encoding UbiA family prenyltransferase, translating to MRTPHSSEHPALAALEAAVELLVHSNLFISAAATSVALSTMLLVGLAPDPLALFIVFAATLFVYSLNRITDIDEDRENVPSRADFTERYGRVLLFAGVVLYLLAIVGAIALGLPGAPFLALPAVAATLYSLFHVKRILLVKNLIVGVSWGIIPLGVGVYYGTGTRAGILVLSVFFTTMLTVAAAVFDVKDIEGDRAEGIRTAPIVFGVRATKVGSLVVTAAVAVGVVSLVAAGVLARRFLVLLGFLVYVAAYTPFATRDRGPLFYGFVIDGEHVFLAALVVVMEAL from the coding sequence ATGCGAACCCCCCACAGCAGCGAACACCCGGCGCTCGCCGCGCTCGAAGCCGCCGTCGAGTTGCTCGTCCACAGCAACCTGTTTATTTCCGCCGCCGCTACGTCCGTCGCCCTCTCGACGATGTTGCTCGTCGGTCTCGCGCCGGACCCGCTCGCGCTGTTTATCGTCTTTGCGGCGACGCTTTTCGTCTACAGCCTCAACCGGATCACCGACATCGACGAGGACCGCGAGAACGTCCCCAGTCGCGCCGACTTTACCGAGCGGTACGGCCGCGTCCTCCTCTTTGCGGGCGTCGTCCTGTACCTGCTCGCCATCGTCGGCGCAATCGCTCTCGGGTTGCCGGGCGCGCCGTTTCTCGCGCTCCCGGCTGTCGCGGCGACGCTCTACTCGCTGTTTCACGTCAAGCGAATCCTCCTCGTGAAGAACCTGATCGTCGGCGTCTCCTGGGGGATTATTCCCCTCGGCGTCGGCGTCTACTACGGGACCGGGACGCGGGCGGGAATCCTCGTCCTGTCGGTCTTCTTTACGACCATGCTGACCGTCGCAGCGGCGGTCTTCGACGTCAAGGACATCGAGGGCGACCGCGCTGAGGGCATCCGAACTGCGCCGATCGTCTTCGGCGTCCGGGCCACCAAGGTCGGTTCCCTCGTCGTCACGGCGGCCGTCGCGGTCGGCGTCGTCTCGCTCGTCGCCGCCGGTGTCCTCGCCCGTCGGTTTCTCGTGTTGCTCGGGTTTCTCGTCTACGTCGCCGCCTACACCCCCTTTGCGACCCGGGATCGGGGGCCGCTGTTCTATGGGTTCGTCATCGACGGTGAGCACGTCTTCCTCGCCGCGCTGGTGGTCGTGATGGAAGCGCTCTGA
- a CDS encoding CDP-2,3-bis-(O-geranylgeranyl)-sn-glycerol synthase, whose product MVVETVAVAIWAMLPAYIPNNVAVLAGGGRPIDGGRTLDDDNRALGDGKTWRGTAVGTAAGVALALLLNRVHPFVSGVVAAEPFPIAAAVSLSFGAMLGDILASFIKRRTGRRRGAVLPGVDQLDFVVVSLLLTAVVATGWFLDTFTLPVVVAVVVLTPLLHVGTNALAYAVGLKDEPW is encoded by the coding sequence ATGGTAGTCGAGACCGTCGCGGTGGCGATATGGGCTATGCTGCCCGCCTATATCCCGAACAACGTCGCGGTGCTCGCCGGCGGCGGCCGCCCCATCGACGGCGGCCGGACCCTCGACGATGACAACCGGGCCCTCGGCGACGGTAAGACCTGGCGCGGGACGGCCGTCGGCACCGCCGCCGGCGTCGCCCTCGCCCTTCTCCTCAACCGCGTTCACCCGTTCGTAAGCGGCGTCGTCGCCGCCGAACCGTTCCCGATCGCGGCCGCCGTCTCCCTCTCGTTCGGCGCGATGCTCGGCGACATCCTCGCGTCCTTTATCAAGCGTCGCACCGGCCGCCGGCGCGGAGCCGTCCTCCCCGGCGTCGATCAACTCGACTTCGTCGTCGTCTCGTTGCTCTTGACCGCCGTCGTCGCGACGGGGTGGTTCCTCGATACGTTCACGCTTCCCGTCGTCGTCGCCGTCGTCGTGTTGACGCCGCTGTTGCACGTCGGAACGAACGCGCTCGCCTACGCGGTCGGGCTGAAGGACGAGCCGTGGTGA
- a CDS encoding A24 family peptidase — translation MFTSSLGIASGPDLLRLLAVPVFAWAAYRDVRTRRVPNRTWLPLVAAGVLALAWDLLSFGSSGVGLEFLVRTVVSLGFVAPLGYVFWRIGGFGGADAKAIITLAVVFPVYPAYELLGGTYPVYAAPLGVFSFTILSNAVLAGLVYPLVLAVRNLPRAELTPAMFVGRPVRLEDVPREYGRLLESPEGFTRRGLDLDALRMYLRWRGIDFTDLRNDPDRYRGSIPADPNTPGDGSIDDGDDASGTDSPPVEPIEGDPWAADAFLADHAAYGTTPAELRAGLSVVSDSGRGSVWITPGIPFIFPILAGLLAALTFGDLLFWVLSTAGL, via the coding sequence GTGTTCACGTCGTCACTCGGGATTGCGTCCGGTCCCGACCTGTTGCGCTTGCTTGCCGTGCCCGTCTTCGCGTGGGCCGCCTACCGCGACGTCCGGACGCGGCGTGTGCCCAACCGAACCTGGCTTCCGCTCGTCGCCGCCGGAGTGCTCGCGTTGGCGTGGGATCTCCTCTCGTTCGGTTCGTCCGGAGTCGGCCTCGAGTTTCTCGTCCGGACGGTCGTCTCGCTCGGGTTCGTCGCCCCACTCGGATACGTCTTCTGGCGGATCGGCGGCTTCGGCGGGGCGGACGCGAAGGCCATCATCACGCTGGCGGTCGTGTTCCCTGTCTACCCGGCCTACGAACTCCTCGGTGGTACCTATCCGGTCTATGCCGCCCCCCTCGGCGTGTTTTCCTTTACGATCCTCTCGAACGCCGTGTTGGCCGGGCTCGTGTACCCCCTCGTGCTCGCGGTTCGGAACCTTCCGCGCGCGGAACTCACGCCGGCGATGTTCGTCGGTCGTCCGGTTCGGCTCGAGGACGTCCCGCGGGAGTACGGCCGCCTCCTCGAGAGTCCCGAAGGGTTCACGCGCCGCGGGCTGGACCTCGACGCGCTGCGGATGTACCTCCGCTGGCGTGGGATCGACTTCACCGACCTCCGAAACGATCCCGACCGATACCGCGGGTCGATCCCCGCCGATCCGAACACGCCCGGGGACGGCTCCATCGACGACGGGGACGACGCGTCCGGAACCGATTCCCCGCCCGTCGAACCGATCGAAGGCGATCCCTGGGCCGCGGACGCGTTCCTGGCCGATCACGCCGCCTACGGCACCACGCCGGCAGAGCTTCGGGCGGGGCTGTCCGTGGTTTCGGACTCCGGGCGGGGGTCCGTCTGGATCACGCCGGGCATCCCGTTTATTTTCCCGATACTCGCCGGGCTCCTCGCGGCGTTGACGTTCGGCGACCTGCTGTTTTGGGTCCTCTCGACCGCCGGGCTCTGA
- a CDS encoding preprotein translocase subunit Sec61beta, whose amino-acid sequence MSSGENSGGLMSSAGLVRYFDSEDSNTPTMDPRTVVAFGVLLGVFVLMLNALA is encoded by the coding sequence ATGAGCAGCGGAGAAAACTCCGGCGGGCTGATGTCCAGTGCCGGACTCGTCCGGTATTTCGACTCCGAGGACAGCAACACGCCGACGATGGATCCCCGAACGGTCGTCGCCTTTGGAGTCCTCCTCGGCGTATTCGTGTTGATGCTGAACGCGCTCGCCTGA
- a CDS encoding GMP synthase subunit A, with amino-acid sequence MTRIVVVDNHGQFTHLEGRALRDLGVDTDIVDNDTPPSKIDADGIVLSGGPDMDRIGRSVDYLDLGVPVLGICLGMQLVAAELGGEVGSGDYGGYADVTVEILDETDPLVGSLAPETRVWASHADEVKAVPEGFVRTADSDVCPTEAMSDTERDLYGVQWHPEVAHTEEGEAVFENFIDICERAD; translated from the coding sequence ATGACCCGAATCGTCGTGGTGGACAACCACGGGCAGTTCACGCACCTCGAAGGCCGCGCGCTGCGGGACCTCGGCGTCGACACCGACATCGTCGACAACGACACGCCACCGTCGAAGATCGACGCCGACGGGATCGTTCTCTCGGGTGGGCCGGACATGGACCGGATCGGCCGCTCGGTCGATTACCTCGACCTCGGCGTTCCCGTACTCGGCATCTGTCTCGGGATGCAACTCGTCGCCGCGGAGCTCGGCGGCGAGGTCGGATCCGGCGATTACGGCGGGTATGCCGACGTGACCGTCGAGATCCTCGACGAGACCGACCCGCTCGTCGGATCGCTCGCCCCCGAGACGCGGGTGTGGGCCAGCCACGCGGACGAGGTCAAGGCGGTCCCCGAAGGGTTCGTCCGCACCGCCGACAGCGACGTCTGCCCCACCGAGGCGATGAGCGACACCGAACGCGACCTCTACGGCGTCCAGTGGCACCCCGAGGTCGCCCACACCGAGGAAGGCGAGGCGGTCTTCGAGAACTTCATCGACATCTGCGAACGCGCCGATTGA
- a CDS encoding DUF7544 domain-containing protein, translating to MPLHAIDDISDAFGATAAFLFPFDTRRWAKLAVVSLFVGGGLSLPTFQANASGGLDEPIGTGAPGFPPDALGIVVAIVAAVVLVGVAYSVVGAIMEFVFVESLRTEAVTIRRHWGRRWRQGLRLFGFRIAIGLPVLALVAGWIGLLAAPALLEGVDPLVPVGALFVFGLPLVLLVGLLYALVASLTTVFVVPIMIETDGGVLAAWRRLWASIKTHPRQYLACVAVGFVLTVATGVLASIVVSVAAVVFLLPLGIVVVPVVFVFSLSSTAALVVLGAAGALFVVWLLVVWLFVQVPVVTYLRYYALLVLGDLEASLDLVSGRRAAIRA from the coding sequence ATGCCCCTCCACGCGATCGACGACATCAGCGACGCCTTCGGCGCCACCGCGGCGTTTCTGTTCCCGTTCGACACCCGTCGGTGGGCGAAGCTCGCGGTCGTTTCGCTGTTCGTGGGCGGCGGGTTGAGCCTCCCGACGTTCCAGGCCAACGCCTCCGGGGGCCTCGACGAACCGATCGGGACGGGGGCTCCCGGTTTCCCGCCGGATGCCCTCGGTATCGTCGTTGCGATCGTCGCCGCGGTCGTCCTCGTGGGCGTCGCCTACAGCGTCGTCGGCGCGATCATGGAGTTCGTGTTCGTCGAGTCGCTCCGGACCGAAGCAGTCACGATCCGCCGCCACTGGGGTCGACGGTGGCGACAGGGGCTCCGGCTGTTCGGCTTCCGGATCGCGATCGGGCTCCCGGTACTCGCGCTTGTGGCCGGGTGGATCGGGCTGTTGGCCGCGCCGGCCCTGCTCGAGGGCGTCGACCCGCTCGTCCCCGTCGGGGCGCTGTTTGTGTTCGGTCTCCCGCTCGTCCTCCTCGTGGGCCTGCTGTACGCGCTCGTCGCGTCGCTCACGACTGTGTTCGTCGTTCCGATCATGATCGAGACGGACGGCGGCGTCCTCGCCGCGTGGCGCCGGCTCTGGGCGTCGATCAAAACCCATCCTAGACAGTATCTCGCCTGCGTCGCCGTCGGGTTCGTCCTGACGGTCGCGACGGGGGTTCTCGCCTCCATCGTCGTCAGCGTCGCCGCCGTCGTGTTTTTGCTCCCCCTCGGGATCGTCGTTGTGCCGGTCGTCTTCGTTTTCTCGTTGTCCTCGACGGCCGCACTCGTCGTCCTCGGTGCGGCGGGGGCGCTGTTCGTGGTCTGGCTTCTCGTCGTGTGGCTCTTCGTCCAGGTGCCCGTGGTGACGTATCTCCGGTACTACGCGCTGTTGGTGCTCGGGGACCTCGAGGCGTCTCTCGATCTCGTCTCGGGTCGCCGCGCCGCGATCCGGGCGTGA
- a CDS encoding (R)-citramalate synthase, with amino-acid sequence MRTLFGDHPATAPLDGRDVQFLDTTLRDGEQAPGISLTPDEKAEIALALDEADVEFVEAGSACTGPGERETIARVTDLGLDARVTSFARGVENDVDLALDCGVDGINLVVPASDRHVEDKVDSTREAVVAETVELVEYAKEHGLWVEVLGEDGSRADLEFLTELMGAAVDAGADRICAPDTVGHATPDRMLEIYAELSDLGPTSMHTHDDLGLAVMNALVGVAAGADLVHGTINGIGERAGNVALEEVAIALDHGYGVETLDTEMLYDLGQLVASKTGVPLAPNKAVVGENAFTHESGIHTDGTLKDDAMYEPYPPEKVGRTRRLVLGKHAGRAGVRAALAEHDIEVDADDLGDVVERVKRLGDRGKRVTDADLLTFAEEVQGRERERRVELLDLTAASGSGTPTASVRLQVDGEERVASGTGSGPVDAAIAAVKSALGSASNAQLDSYHVDAITGGTDAVVTVEVEMSRGDRSVTVAASDSDITTASVRAMVDSLDRLLADADTPVLADD; translated from the coding sequence GTGAGGACACTATTCGGGGATCACCCAGCGACTGCTCCCCTCGACGGCCGTGACGTACAGTTTCTCGACACCACCTTGCGGGACGGCGAACAGGCTCCCGGGATCTCGCTGACACCCGACGAGAAGGCCGAAATCGCCTTAGCGCTCGACGAGGCGGACGTCGAGTTCGTCGAGGCCGGCAGCGCCTGCACCGGGCCGGGCGAGCGCGAGACGATCGCCCGCGTCACCGACCTCGGCCTCGACGCCCGCGTGACGAGTTTCGCCCGCGGCGTCGAGAACGACGTCGACCTCGCCTTGGACTGCGGCGTCGACGGAATCAACCTCGTCGTACCGGCGAGCGACCGCCACGTCGAGGACAAGGTCGACAGCACCCGCGAGGCGGTCGTCGCCGAGACCGTCGAGCTCGTCGAGTACGCCAAGGAACACGGCCTGTGGGTCGAGGTCCTCGGCGAGGATGGCTCCCGAGCCGATCTGGAGTTCCTGACGGAACTCATGGGGGCCGCCGTCGACGCCGGCGCGGACCGGATCTGTGCGCCCGACACTGTCGGCCACGCCACGCCCGACCGGATGCTCGAGATCTACGCCGAACTCTCCGATCTCGGGCCGACGTCGATGCACACCCACGACGACCTCGGCCTCGCGGTGATGAACGCCCTGGTCGGCGTCGCCGCGGGCGCTGACCTCGTCCACGGCACAATAAACGGCATCGGCGAGCGCGCCGGCAACGTCGCCCTGGAGGAGGTCGCGATCGCGCTCGATCACGGCTACGGCGTCGAGACCCTCGACACGGAGATGCTGTACGATCTCGGGCAGCTCGTCGCCTCGAAGACGGGCGTCCCGCTCGCGCCGAACAAGGCCGTCGTCGGTGAGAACGCTTTCACCCACGAGTCGGGCATCCACACCGACGGGACGCTGAAAGACGACGCGATGTACGAACCCTATCCCCCGGAGAAGGTCGGCCGAACCCGCCGGCTCGTCCTCGGGAAGCACGCCGGCCGCGCCGGCGTTCGAGCGGCACTCGCCGAACACGACATCGAGGTCGACGCCGACGACCTCGGCGACGTCGTCGAACGGGTCAAGCGCCTGGGCGACCGCGGCAAGCGCGTCACGGATGCCGATCTGCTCACGTTCGCCGAGGAGGTCCAGGGCCGCGAGCGCGAGCGCCGCGTCGAGTTGCTCGACCTGACCGCGGCCTCCGGTAGCGGGACGCCGACCGCCTCCGTTCGCCTCCAGGTCGACGGCGAAGAGCGCGTCGCCTCCGGCACCGGCAGCGGTCCCGTCGACGCCGCCATCGCCGCCGTCAAGTCGGCGCTCGGGTCCGCCTCAAACGCCCAACTGGACTCCTATCACGTCGATGCGATCACGGGCGGCACCGACGCCGTCGTCACCGTCGAGGTGGAGATGTCCCGCGGCGATCGTTCCGTTACCGTTGCGGCCTCGGATTCGGACATCACCACCGCCTCCGTCCGGGCGATGGTCGACTCGCTCGACCGGCTCCTGGCGGACGCCGACACGCCGGTGTTGGCCGACGACTGA
- a CDS encoding Tfx family DNA-binding protein, with protein sequence MTGPDAEEILDRAGFDEETNVLTHRQAEVLALRERDVPQAEIAESLGTSRANVSSVESSARENVAKARETVAFADALTAPVRLTIESGEDLYDVPNRVYSACDDADVKVSRTAPELMKFIGDAAGDAVQGRAVQRDITVTVTNDGRVTVRG encoded by the coding sequence ATGACGGGGCCTGACGCCGAGGAGATACTCGATCGGGCCGGCTTCGACGAGGAGACGAACGTCCTGACGCACCGGCAGGCCGAGGTGCTCGCGCTCCGCGAGCGCGACGTGCCGCAGGCCGAGATCGCCGAGTCGCTCGGCACCTCGCGGGCGAACGTCTCGAGCGTCGAGTCGAGCGCCCGGGAGAACGTCGCCAAGGCGAGAGAGACGGTCGCTTTTGCCGACGCGCTGACGGCTCCGGTCCGGTTGACCATCGAGTCCGGCGAGGACCTCTACGACGTCCCCAACCGGGTGTACTCGGCGTGTGACGACGCCGACGTCAAGGTGAGCCGAACGGCCCCCGAGTTGATGAAGTTCATCGGGGACGCCGCCGGAGACGCGGTTCAGGGGCGGGCGGTACAGCGCGACATCACAGTGACCGTCACGAACGACGGCCGGGTGACCGTTCGAGGCTGA
- a CDS encoding SDR family oxidoreductase, which yields MDLGIDGNAALVTAGTAGLGLASAEALAEAGVDVAVCGRDENRLDRAGERLSAIGNGDVRTVRADITDSDDVEAFVEGTVEAFGRLDHVVTSAGGPPSGPFLDTDDGEWYDAYDLLVMSVVRTVRAAYPALSADGGGTVVTITSRTVKEILNGLVLSNAVRRAVLGLTKSLADEFAPEIRVNTVLPGPHETDRIEELVEADVERGEYGSYEAGLEAWAADVPLERVGDPRELGDTVAWLSSERSSYIDGAAVPVDGGSMRGL from the coding sequence ATGGATCTCGGAATCGACGGGAACGCGGCGCTCGTGACGGCTGGAACGGCTGGACTCGGGCTCGCGAGCGCCGAGGCGCTCGCCGAGGCCGGCGTCGACGTCGCCGTCTGCGGGCGCGACGAGAACCGACTCGACCGCGCCGGGGAACGGCTCAGCGCGATCGGGAACGGCGACGTGCGAACCGTCCGGGCGGATATCACCGACTCCGACGACGTCGAGGCGTTCGTCGAGGGGACCGTCGAGGCGTTCGGGCGGCTGGATCACGTGGTCACGAGCGCCGGCGGACCGCCGTCGGGGCCGTTTCTCGACACCGACGACGGCGAGTGGTACGACGCCTACGACCTGCTCGTGATGAGCGTCGTGCGGACGGTCCGGGCTGCCTACCCGGCGCTGTCGGCCGACGGCGGTGGGACCGTCGTGACGATCACCTCCCGGACGGTCAAGGAAATCCTAAACGGACTCGTCCTCTCGAACGCCGTCAGGCGAGCGGTGTTGGGGCTGACGAAGAGCCTCGCCGACGAGTTCGCCCCGGAGATCCGCGTCAACACGGTGTTGCCCGGGCCCCACGAGACGGACCGGATCGAGGAACTCGTCGAGGCCGACGTCGAACGCGGCGAGTACGGGAGCTACGAAGCCGGCCTCGAGGCGTGGGCGGCGGACGTCCCGCTCGAACGAGTTGGCGATCCGCGGGAGCTGGGCGACACCGTCGCGTGGCTCTCGAGCGAGCGGTCGTCGTACATCGACGGGGCCGCGGTCCCGGTCGACGGCGGCTCGATGCGGGGACTCTGA
- a CDS encoding replication protein A (Replication protein A protects and stabilize the intermediate ssDNA that is generated by the unwinding action of a DNA helicase at the replication fork. In addition, SSBs prevent the formation of secondary structures by single-stranded template DNA.): MTDLREHAADIHEQFSDSLDVGVDEIESRLETLVSEYRVPVDEARRSIVSTYLDEADMDREDLSGGSTESASVADIDTPEEWLDVTVKLVDLWEPNADSIAQVGLLGDETGTVKFTKWAKSELPELEEGAVYRLEGVVTDEYQGRFSVKLNSATTIQELDTDIEVGDDSTEVEGALVDIQSGSGLIKRCPEADCTRVLQNGRCSEHGDVEGEFDLRIKGVLDDGVEIHETIFNQESTEELTGISLEEAQEMAMDALDTEVVVEEMRETVLGRYYRVSGPTLGRYVLANDIERLGAPTDAERVLIKARSM; this comes from the coding sequence ATGACAGACCTGCGAGAGCACGCGGCTGACATACACGAACAGTTCTCCGACAGCCTCGACGTCGGCGTCGACGAGATCGAGTCCCGCCTCGAGACGCTCGTCTCCGAGTACCGGGTCCCGGTCGACGAGGCCAGACGGAGCATCGTCTCGACGTACCTCGACGAGGCCGACATGGATCGCGAGGACCTCTCCGGCGGGTCAACCGAGTCGGCGTCCGTCGCCGACATCGACACCCCCGAAGAGTGGCTCGACGTGACCGTCAAGCTCGTCGATCTGTGGGAACCGAACGCCGACTCGATCGCCCAGGTCGGGTTGCTCGGCGACGAGACGGGCACCGTGAAATTCACCAAGTGGGCCAAAAGCGAGTTGCCCGAGCTCGAGGAAGGAGCGGTCTACCGCCTCGAGGGCGTCGTCACCGACGAGTACCAGGGTCGCTTCTCGGTGAAGCTCAATTCGGCGACGACGATCCAGGAACTCGACACCGACATCGAAGTCGGCGACGACTCGACCGAGGTCGAGGGCGCGCTGGTCGATATCCAGTCCGGCTCGGGGCTCATTAAGCGCTGTCCCGAGGCGGACTGCACCCGCGTCCTCCAGAACGGCCGCTGTTCGGAACACGGCGACGTCGAGGGGGAGTTCGACCTCCGGATCAAGGGCGTCCTCGACGATGGCGTCGAGATCCACGAGACGATCTTCAACCAGGAGTCGACCGAGGAACTGACCGGCATCTCCCTCGAGGAAGCCCAAGAGATGGCGATGGACGCCCTCGACACGGAGGTCGTCGTCGAGGAGATGCGCGAAACGGTGTTGGGCCGGTACTACCGCGTCTCCGGCCCGACGCTCGGCCGGTACGTGCTGGCGAACGACATCGAGCGCCTCGGCGCGCCGACCGACGCCGAACGCGTGCTCATCAAAGCGAGGTCTATGTAA
- a CDS encoding DUF7091 family protein: MSNRRRLERLLRAKLNSVGRHYEETKRAYADAKVASRLDVPTDEDGHARIVCRRHAEKRAVSLDDAGRPACYDPDHPDCRGCVEDIREERIETW; the protein is encoded by the coding sequence GTGAGCAACCGTCGCCGCCTCGAACGGCTCCTACGGGCGAAGCTCAACTCTGTCGGCAGACACTACGAGGAGACGAAACGCGCCTACGCCGACGCGAAGGTGGCGAGCCGTCTGGACGTCCCGACTGACGAGGACGGACACGCCCGGATCGTCTGCCGGCGACACGCCGAAAAGCGGGCCGTGTCGCTCGACGACGCCGGGCGTCCGGCGTGTTATGACCCCGACCACCCCGACTGCCGGGGATGCGTCGAGGACATCCGCGAGGAGCGGATCGAAACCTGGTGA
- a CDS encoding RPA family protein has translation MSASVPTREVARRAFATEFNDATYTFKESDDDRAPVYSLLPTGQRANRVFVAGTLTETEDVGNDSEYWRGRIVDPTGTFFTYAGQYQPEATSVLREAETPAYVTVVGKPRTYETDDGDVNVSLRPESISVVDDTTRNRWVVETAERTLDRIESFDGADEYAAMADTQYDPELSTYRDGVISALEDLEPEADEELAAEA, from the coding sequence ATGAGTGCATCCGTCCCCACCCGCGAAGTCGCCCGCCGCGCCTTCGCGACCGAATTCAACGACGCGACGTACACGTTCAAAGAGTCCGACGACGACCGCGCGCCGGTCTACTCGCTGTTGCCGACCGGCCAGCGGGCCAACCGGGTCTTCGTCGCCGGCACGCTGACCGAGACCGAGGACGTCGGCAACGACTCCGAGTACTGGCGCGGCCGGATCGTCGATCCGACCGGGACGTTCTTTACCTACGCCGGGCAGTACCAGCCGGAGGCCACATCGGTCCTCAGAGAGGCCGAGACGCCGGCCTACGTCACGGTCGTCGGCAAGCCCCGGACGTACGAGACCGACGACGGCGACGTGAACGTCTCGTTGCGGCCCGAATCGATCTCCGTCGTCGACGATACGACCCGGAACCGCTGGGTCGTCGAGACGGCCGAGCGGACGCTCGATCGGATCGAGTCCTTCGACGGGGCCGACGAGTACGCCGCGATGGCCGACACGCAGTACGATCCCGAGTTGTCGACGTACCGCGACGGTGTCATCTCGGCGCTGGAGGACCTCGAACCGGAGGCCGACGAGGAACTCGCCGCCGAGGCCTGA
- a CDS encoding TRAM domain-containing protein: MPECPLADECPSFSERIEGMGCQHYGDRGGAEWCSHYSQPIRDLKQQPVQIGEEVVVDVEDIHESGAGVGRTEDGFIVMVDGVLPDARAKVKITEVRSNHARADEVERLPMGDDAGTDDDPDADDPDAEAADEGDDNRSDRQKALDRERLGSRENFWGN; the protein is encoded by the coding sequence ATGCCCGAATGCCCACTCGCGGATGAGTGCCCGAGTTTCTCAGAACGCATCGAAGGCATGGGCTGTCAACACTACGGCGATAGAGGCGGTGCCGAGTGGTGCTCCCACTACAGCCAGCCGATCCGGGACCTCAAACAGCAACCTGTCCAGATCGGCGAGGAGGTCGTCGTCGACGTCGAGGACATCCACGAGTCGGGCGCGGGGGTCGGCCGAACCGAGGACGGATTCATCGTTATGGTCGACGGCGTGTTGCCCGATGCCCGCGCGAAGGTCAAGATCACGGAGGTCCGGTCGAACCACGCCAGGGCCGACGAGGTCGAACGCCTCCCGATGGGCGACGACGCGGGGACGGACGACGACCCTGACGCCGACGACCCGGACGCGGAAGCTGCGGACGAGGGAGACGACAATCGGAGTGACCGACAGAAGGCGCTCGATCGGGAGCGTTTGGGCAGCCGCGAGAACTTCTGGGGCAACTAG
- a CDS encoding DUF192 domain-containing protein: MRVVHDTPDGTRTLADRADRAEGLLAQGVGLMFRRSIPDGYALVFPFSGVSARGLHMLFVPFDIDAIWLVDGEVRKKKRLSGWTGRGRAEADTVVELPAGAADGVSAGDSVRIEPS, encoded by the coding sequence GTGCGCGTCGTTCACGACACGCCCGACGGAACGCGAACGCTCGCCGACCGCGCCGACCGTGCCGAGGGGCTCCTCGCCCAGGGGGTCGGGCTGATGTTCCGGCGATCGATCCCCGACGGCTACGCGCTCGTGTTCCCGTTCTCGGGGGTCTCGGCGCGGGGGCTGCATATGCTCTTCGTCCCCTTCGATATCGACGCGATCTGGCTCGTCGACGGCGAGGTCCGGAAAAAAAAGCGGCTGTCGGGGTGGACCGGCCGCGGCCGCGCCGAGGCCGACACCGTGGTCGAACTCCCGGCTGGGGCGGCCGACGGCGTCTCGGCGGGCGATTCGGTCCGGATCGAGCCCTCATAG